CCAAACTACCAAATAGTGTGAAGGGCCTCTTCTTTGCTACTGAGGATGTCCTCTGGCTTTGAGCCATCTTAGGGTAGCTCGTGTCTATATTTCTTATGCTTGTGCATTCTGAGTCTCCATAATAAGCTGGCTTCATGTAAACTGTATATTATGAATTATCCCTATCCACTGGTGACTCACGAAGTATATATGTGGCAGTGCTTGAGAGAATGACTTGTGACCCATACCAAAATCACAAACCATCCAGGGACATCTCCAGCAATGGAACAGCACAGGCACTAAAGCTGCAGTGCCCAGAAGTGCTCCCTGACatgactttttttatttttttttttactttgtgcCATCACTGTGGGGCAGGGTTGGTGTAGGCTAAGGAAGGTAAAAATCCTAAAATGAGCTTGTGAGTGCTGTGTTTCAACTCAGAATGAGTCTAGCTGCAGTCCCTTTCACAGGGACTGTGGGAATGGAGACTCAAATGTCAGTCAAGTCCTTGGCATCTGTTCTTAAACTTGAAGTGGTGGTCAAAGTGATGATAATTTTGGCAATACCAGTGGTGTTAATTTATGGTAACTATGGCTCCTTTACAAACTAAGGATATTCCTAGATTATACAGTATGTACAGTTTAATCAGGAAACTAATGTGGTTTTACTTGCAGTGAGCTAGGTCAAAAAGCATAAGTTGGTTTATCTGCACAGCTGTTCCATCCACATCAGGGCTGTATCCAGCCCAGAAGGgagaaatttgttttcctgtttgtgaAGCCTGATGTACAAATCTGTTTATGACATAATTTGCATGACAAATTCAGAGAGAACTATTGATTCCTCAGGTAAAGGAACTGTTTGGGGCTGTATCATAGGATGAGCAAACAGCTCAAACCAGGCTACTGTGAGAAATATCTTGGTAGTAGGTCCTGTGGTTACGAATGTTTTGCTGGGATTAATGGCTTGGGAATAAGCTTCAAAGTGTCTGTGTGAAACACAGTTACATCTTAGTCACTATTAGACACCTCAGGCCCTTTTTTCAAGACAGTTTTCAGTTCATGCTCCATGAACATCACTGTCCTGCCCTTAAACTTGTAGTCTTAACACCTTTACAGGCAGCTAAAGTGTATAAATAAATCTCCATGCATTAGTTGACACTCTGGTTTTTATTGGATGGGGACCAATTAAGTCTTGAGGGGTTATTCTTATTATGGTCTATCTGTACATTTTGGTCTGTTAGTTTCTGTCTCCAGTCACTTTTATGCACAGAACTTCATTGATGTGGCAGTTTAATTTTAATCCGAAAGCCCCACATAAAATTGTTCCATTTTCTCCTTGTGTTCTTTCCCTGGTTTTCCTACATCAGAATGTCATCTTCTCAGTCCTTCCCTGGGTGCCACAGGTTTTACTCTGTTTCCTGTGAGAGATGGCAGGAATTGGGCACAACCCAAGTGGGTGTGATGTGTATTCTTCCTGTGTAACTTGTAGCTGTGATTCTGGGGTTGGACAGCCCCAGAGATCTTCTGCATTCAGAGGGACCACCTTGTTTAACCTCCACACTTCAGCAGCATTGTCTTAACAGGCTTTGCAAATCTCAAGTATATCCATCTGTAGCATGAAAATACCACACCCAGGAATAAAAGACATTTCCTCAAGACTTCAAATCACCTTCCTAGTAAACAGCAATATATTTCTCACTCTTTTGCTCCCTTTATTGACGGCCCACTGGGacacagaggaggaggatgaaaagTGGTATCTAGGATGGACACAACAAGTCATCTAAAAAAGGTGAGAGCAGGTGATGGAAGGCACTCTGCTCCTTGAGGTGGGGACCTCAGGTTGCTTCCTGGGACAGATGACATTAGCACATGTGTTCTGTAACTCCTCAGAAGGAATGCAGACAGGTTCAGATCATATATGTGTCAGAGAACAGGTAAAAAGATTTGACAATAACCATCATACCAAGATCTACCTTCTAAGGTACTGGAAAATGTTTCATGCACACGTTTATTTTGAAGGTGGGATGAGACAATTCCACAGGAGAAATGAGTGACAcggggtttgttttggttttccccgTTGTGACCACAGACTGTAGTTCATCTGCTTCCCAGAACACTGACCTCTTCAGTCACATTCATAGGTCAAGAGAGACTTCCCTGAAGAAATTAATCACAGGACAGCTGGAATCTTTCATCTCCTTGTTGCAAAAGACTTCTGATTCAGTTTGGTCCCCTTTGCCTCTAGCTGATTTAGCCTCTTGATGATGTGGTGGATGTGAACAAATCTAAACTCCCTAGTGCTTATATTGACTGAGTGCAGGAGTTCTTTGTGCTGTTACAGTCTCAATGTTCTGTAACCATTCATGCCTACCATTCACTTATTTTATTAACTATGGGACTTACAGTGCTAATGATGTTGCTTCTGCCTTCAACAcaaatttgaattaaaataaaaagcaagccATTTGTTTGCAGGGTTTCCATTTATCTGATTCTTGCTGTTCCTGTGAATGTTCCTATAAGCTAAAGCTGCTGTTCCTCATTCCCTCCATGCATTCTGTGCTTTCCACAAGGGCCTTTGTAAACTCTTGTGAAGCAAAGCAATTCTTTGTTGTTCTTGACACTTTTTGTCCCAGATGCTGAGCAGTCTGTTTACCTGGGCTGGGTTGTGTCCGTGTGTTTATATTCTGACTTGCAGCTCCACCCACTTTGTTGTCATAGCTCACTTTTCTCGTCATATTttgcttaaattattttcaacaaCGTCACCAGCATGAGCAGATGGGGTGGTTTACTCTGCTTGGTAAATTTCAATGACATAATGGATGTTAATTGCACTTCTAAGTGTGACCTCATGTTTCTAGAGCCAGAGCCTGTCAGACTGCCAGCGCCCCAACATTACAGGAGTGACTCTTCAGCCTTGCAACAgccacaggtttttttctgttttgcctgtgatgTTGGGTAGATCTCATATGAATCTTTTCAGCTATCTTAACTTTCCTAGGAATTTTAACTCTATTGGGATTCTCATGTGCTGCATTTCAAATAAGGCActtctgaagttgttttttataatttacatttttaaattgttcagAGCCAAGAAAGAGACTGACACCTATTTCTGAATTGTTCCTGAATCCTAAGCAGCCTGCCCTGTTGGACCACAAGTCTCTCCATAACGTAGCCACTGATCCCAATGCACTCTTGacagaatatattaaaaatacttacttAGGTATTTAAAGTTTAGAAGGCAGCTCAGCATACACCCTCTGTGCCCTACAGAGAAGTATCTGTGTACACATATTTCTGTTGTCAGGGAGTGCTGCCCAGTGAGCACACCTCAGTCTTAGGTGTAATTGCCATTAAGCTTAGTAAGAATCCATGCAGTTTTACCAAATGTGAATTTGCTGATATATAGAATGAGCTACTTGTGGACAAGTGACTGTTCTCCAGTAGAACAGACAGCTTTCTGTGTTATTGTATTCAAATAATGTTATTATTTGCTTATAAGCTTACTATAATCCTGTATTGGTGGGTATCTCTAAATTCCCCTTCTTTTTATCTCACTTGGCTTATGTAAAATTTGTCCATTTAAACATGGGTTTATCCTTCAGAGTGCTAGATAGTTAACTGAACCATGAGGCATTTAACTGAATCACACAACTAATCACACTATGGTCCTTCTAGAGTCTATGAAGAGAGACATTTCAGATAGCTATTGAGatcttaaatttaatttcttcaacTCATTCTTTCACCCCCATTACTACTGTACTTTTTATGTAGTTAATTTTACTTAGCTGAGAAACATAGTTTTTTATTATGAATCCATAGCATATCAAGAGAGTTCTTTAAATAGCATGTGTATAGAGTCACTGGAGGGGAAAGGTATGGCTTAGGTATTTCTTATATGCAAACtatgtttcttttcctcagatCAGCAGTCTTAACATTTTCAATATGTGAGATGTATTTTCCTTGTGAAAGCAAACATATACTGGAAAGGAATGGTTTCATGATGGAGATGTTAACTTTTTGCTCTAACAGAGTCTTACATAAAATAGGCAAAAGAAAGTTCTGCTGTGGTATTTATACAAGTCTAAAGTCATAAAATAATTCTGGGGAAAAAGTGATCCTCTTTTTATATGGACTGCCTACCTGGAAAGTCAAAGTGCAGGTATTCTGCCTGTAAGGTTTCACATGAAAAGTGTGAAAACCTCAGCTGAATACCAGTTGCATATGATTTGGCATTCTATTTGTAAAATACATCTTTAGGAAGATTTGCATACCATTATGGGATCAAAATGGGTTTGCCTTGTACCTTGTGTGAAGGAACAAATATGTCATTAATTAACaacaattaaacaaaataatcacTAAATGTATGCTTGCTGAATCtaataaaaatgtctgtatttcttACATTCCATGCTTGTGGGGTGTAAAACTATAAGGTAAGTTTTTGTGAGTTTAAAAAGAGGATTCAAAATGATGTGCATGTAGTTTTGGTGTGTCTTTGTAAGGGGGGAGTGCAGGATACTTGATCTGCCTGGCACTTCCCTGGCAAGACAGCAGCCTTCATCTCAGGAGAAGCCCACAAGGCACCTGTTCACTTACCTGTACTTTTTCCTAATCACATAATGCTTCTCACTGAGAgacaaaaggaaagataaatttacttttcagaaaattcaTTTATGAATCCAAGGATTAAATTAATGGTTTGAAATATCAGATTCTTGTTTGAGAAATCCAAACATACCTAATTGCTGTATTAATATAAATAAGTATACACTAATACCTGTATCTCTGTGTagaggtatttaaaacaaagagcTGAGTCTTATACAACGTTTGCTATCTGAAAGCTATAATTTTGTCGTAAGATTTTGACCTGAAATGTTACCTGGGATCAttgtatatttttcaaaaaccaGTAATAGTCTGTTGGGATACCATCATCATCTGGACGTGTCTATTAGAAAAGTAATAAATACACTGACTGTATTCATCATTTTAttaagaaactatttttttatatattatgtagccacaaggaaaaaaaaaaatttgagagCATGTAGTATGATGCATGGatggaagggtttttttcatgtcataCTCCAGTTTTGACCTACTGTATTTACTTCATATAACCATATTTTGGAATTTACCCTGAGCATTTTCTCCCATCATTTCTCATGGATCTTTCTATAGTGTTTAAAgttctctgtgcttttcttgtttgtctGATCTCCTAGAGTTGTTAACCAATTACAGCTGGGATCAAGGCCAAAAGAAGCTGAGTATCAGGACTGAGATTATCTCAAGTAGCACCTTAGTTAAATTGCTGAATAATCTTTTCTCTAGGGTTCTGATAAACGTAGGTTGAGGTCATTTTATACCTTATGCCTTCCTCAAGGTCCTTTCTCTTTGGTTTGCTGCTTATATTCCTTCCTTTTTAGAAAGTTTCCTAAAGAAGGTCAGTTGGAGTCCCACCGTATTACATAACTACAAATTAGGATAGTACCCTTCCTTCACAGCCTTTCTCTGGATAAAACTGGAAGATAAATTAGATTGTGGTCTCTGTACAGCTTGCCCTCAAATCACGGGAAGCAACAATTTCGGTAGATCCTGATCTAAGCTCTCGTTTTATTGTGCAGGGGCTCTGGACTATTTACACTTcacaagaaaagcaattttatgcattttatctACTTGAAAGACACTGCCAATTGTCAGTCTTGGGCTCCTAAGCagtatttcaaaacagaaatccaTGATTTAGGATAACCTGACCAGAAACCAGGTTGAACTGGTTCTTGCTAAGCAAGTGTTTCTTCCTCCTGGTTTCTTTAATGAAGACAAGGAGGCTTTTTCATTTCTATGGCAATTCAGTCTTCTTCTTTGCTGTGAATTAACcactgataaaatattttgagaaaaataaaatcttatctCAGGAGTTTTAATCTTCAAACAGGAAAAGTCTGCTCTCAACTAGGAAAGCTCAGCTGACTTCTCCACTgcacaaatacaaataaaagcaaaacagaccAAGTGatggaaatgtaaaatgaaaaagagcagcaaaaggagTCCTTACACTTCCTTTCATGCTGTGAAGAAGAACAAATGACTGGCATCCATTTCTTAATCCAGTTATTTTCCTGATTCATCAGAAGGATTATGACAGTAAAACTCTGTAAGttgttaaaatgtatttttccctaCTGATTGATATAGTACTGTACCTCGTGAATTCTTTGGGTTGAAACTCTTCTTATctggttctgctgctggagatgtATCTTCTCTCAAGAGATAAGGAAGATAACTGCATTTATTACAGCAGATTTCAACAGCATGAATTCCAAAGATATTCCTGTATCGATGCAGACACAGACCATCACACTACCAGTAAGTCATTGTAACCAAGCTTTTATTgccatttataaaaaaatagagtTATTTACATTTGCAACTTATTTGATGGTGTCTTCTTTCATTACAGCATTTGAATTTGAGGGTAAACGTTTCAAAGATAAGCATGACAGtacaggaaaaatgtttaaaacattgTGAATTCTTGTTATTTTGCAGCATCATAAAATTCATTCTTTGTAACACACGCACTGTGGTGTTAGGGTATGCAGAATTCCCTTCCAGATTAAGACACAGAAACTGTGCCACATTTCTGGGAACAGTCCCACATTATTACATGTGTCATTTCAAGACATAACCAGAGGAATTAGTTTAATTCCAATGGATGGCAGCCTAAGTGCAGATTGTAGCCACTTACATGTCTTTAAGAAGACTGgctaaaggacaaaaaaaataaaataaaataaaataaaaattactactCCTTGCATAGTTGCAGTAAACTGGATCCATGAATACAAAAGCCAtcaaaatatattataaatCTATCTGAGATTCAAAGCTACTCTAAAATACTGCTTTGCTTTAGAATACAAATAACACTGTTTGAAGTTAGTTTGTAGAGTTGTATTTTGGTCCATGCTGTTAATTCTATATCATTATATTCTTCTTCCATTAGTTTAATAGCCTCAGAACAACAGGTCCTCAGGCAGTGGTAAGAATGATGAAGCCAAAGAAGGGCCTTTCCAAATCTCAGACTTAGCTGCTTGCAGTCAGTTCATAAAAACTGATTTCCACTGCCTCCCTTCCTTACTGCTTTCAGTAAAGTTCCCTCAGAACGCTCAGGGAAAAGAATCATGGGGGACACAGACTAAACACTGTTAGAGATGGGTTTGTCCCCATCTTCTAGTCTTTAGCTGATAAGCCACAACTCTCAAAAATATCCAGcccataagaaaaaaagatcaaaaaaaccccaaaccaaacccaaaacaaaaaccaaaccacaattTACTTTGACTATGCAGTAGTTCCACATAATCTGCTGGCAGTAGAAACTTCTTTGGTATCAGAGTCAGGTCTCCCTGAAACCACAAACGGCCATGTctgtaagaaaaggaaaaaaaaaaaaatattagaaagaaagtTCATCCTGGTATGAAACTGGAGCTTTATTACTGATAGATGTCTAACTATTCAGTTGCAAACACGTCACCATGTTTTAGTCCCCGTGGGAAGCACAGAGAGCTGAGTTCCTctagcaaatattttcattccatttttcaTTGCAATTAAATGCTCTGCAATAGGGCTGCAACGGTGAGGAGCAATTGCTCTCCTCAAAACGCAACACCTATCTTGCTTTGCAACTTGCTTTGCGTTAAGCctgtaaagaaaaagcatatAAACTCTGCCAAAGCTATCACTCCGCACTATATAAACAACTTTTATACCCCCGTGGCATGCATCAGACATTTAGTTTTGTACCGATGAACTAATGACGGCTTGCGTGTGCTTCAAGACAGCCCGCGGGGCTAATTACTCCTTTTTCGGACATCGAGATTGCGTAATGCCCgaggaatttatttctttagggTTCCCTAAACTGACTCCCCAGAACGGGCACATCTGCCGTCACCGTAGGCCAAAACCCCCTCTTGGGTCGCCCCCAGGGCGAGGAGCACTGGGGATTCAGGAACAAATCGGGGCTGCCTGCGGCTTCTTCTGCGAGGGGAACGGCTTGAGAGCTGCCAGCCGTGCCCGGTGTGGGGGGCGGGACGGCGGGGCCATTCCGGGTGCTACCCCGGGGGTTCCCCAGCGATTCCTGCAGGTGCCCCTCGCCGCACATCCCGAAGGCGCCTGGGCCTCCTCCCGCCTCCGCGCCCTTCCGCGCCACCCTCTCCCCACTCCCCGCCGCACCAGGTTGACGGGGTGGACGTATCCGTTCTCGTATCGGtcctcctgcaggagctgccgGAGGTGGGCGATGTAGCTGGACGCCAGGCGCAGCGTGTCCAGCTTGGAGAGCTTGGTGTCGGGCGGCACCCACGGCAGGCTGGTCTTCAGTCGGGAGAACGCCTTGCTCAGCACCCGCATCCGCGCCCGCTCCCGCGCGTTGGCCGCGTTGCGCTGGGACTGCTTCCCCTCCGGCGCCGGCCCCCTCGGCCCCGACACCGCCTTCTTGCCCCCCGGGCCGCCGCCCCGAGCCCGCTTCCTCTTGCAGCCGCTGCCCGCCTGCCCCGCCGCGCAGCTGCCCTCGccgtcctcctcctcctcttcttcgtcctcctcctcctcctccgccgccGAGGAGTTGTCCCCCGAGGGGTAGAGCTCCCCGCGGGGCTGGCGCTTGGCCGGCTGCTGCGGGTAGTCCAGCTGCAAAGCACGCAGGTCCATCTCGGGCAGCTCCTCCGCCTCGCTCCCGGAGCCCGTGGACATCGCCCcgggagggaggcagggaggcgGGCGGcgaggcaggcaggagggggcGGACGGACGGGGCGCGGAGTGGGCCCAGCGCGGGGCGGCCCCTCCGCGAAGAGTCCGTGGGGGCCCGGAGGGGCGGGGGGATGGGAAGGGGGGCGCGGCGGGGGGATGCGCCCCTTGACAGCGCTATATATCGGGTGTCTGCCCACCAAACCATCTGCCGGGCGGAGGGGAGGAGTGGGGGCGCGGAGGAGGGGGTCGGACCCTGCTGAGCCCCTCGCCGGGGGCGGTGCCTCTCCGCGCTGCCCGGCGCAGCTCTACGCGCAGCCCCCCGTCCCCTGCGCGGGGTCAGCTTCGTGAAGTGGGGAACAGGCGGGGATGCCTTCAGACGTATGTGTGCTCTGGGGAGTTAGGCCGTCGTGCGAATGGGCTCTTTTCCCCCGATCcagagccccctcccctccccggaGAATGGAAAATAACCCCAGGGCTGATCCCGCATGTGCTTCCGCGGGGAGCGGGACACAGCCGCCGGTCTCAGGAGGCAGCGGCTGGGCTAAGGCTTAGGAGCGGCCCGGGGCTCGGCCCTCTGCCCACCTGCGTTCGCTCCCCCACCGAACTTTCCTTCGAGGTCGGGGGGACTTCCCCGACTGATAACCCCGCGCTATCAGTCCCTAGCTCCCGCAGCCGAGCGGGGATCAGGCTCCTTCCCCTGCACTGCCCTGCCGGAGGGGCTGCTGTGCCGCCCGGTGCCCCTCCGACGGAGCGGGCGGGGGCAGCAGGAGACGCGGCGCTTAGGGGTGGGTTTGCGATTTGTGAGGAGCAATGTAAAAATGTCTCTGGGAACGCACGGAGTGTGTTTAGAAGGTGTCGATAACTTGGGGTGAAGGTACAGACTGTAATAAACGATTATAACGAGTCCGGGGGCTTCTCCGTCCTCAGAGCAGTTAATTAAAAGCCAATTAATTGGACTGTGTACAGCTCTGTGTCACGGAGCAAATTAAACGAGAGAGCTTTTCGAGtgatttgtgtttgtttgggtttttttttaa
This DNA window, taken from Calypte anna isolate BGI_N300 chromosome 2, bCalAnn1_v1.p, whole genome shotgun sequence, encodes the following:
- the MSC gene encoding musculin; the encoded protein is MSTGSGSEAEELPEMDLRALQLDYPQQPAKRQPRGELYPSGDNSSAAEEEEEDEEEEEEDGEGSCAAGQAGSGCKRKRARGGGPGGKKAVSGPRGPAPEGKQSQRNAANARERARMRVLSKAFSRLKTSLPWVPPDTKLSKLDTLRLASSYIAHLRQLLQEDRYENGYVHPVNLTWPFVVSGRPDSDTKEVSTASRLCGTTA